A genome region from candidate division KSB1 bacterium includes the following:
- a CDS encoding T9SS type A sorting domain-containing protein codes for MALVRVNPDRAYVEHIIGNHLPECVDNTANTAFGHSSIRSAVQPIGIAGVTMNNTVAAACCELADRSQYHVLDDQLDAIITGQTQVHDQNQVPDAFDLYNYPNPFNPSTEIEFSLPQAGPVYVQVFDVKGRVIGSLLDEYVPAGMHSLIWQPSGPAAMSSGVYFIRLTTNNHNKTIKAVYVK; via the coding sequence ATGGCACTGGTACGTGTGAATCCAGATCGCGCCTATGTGGAACATATCATTGGCAATCATCTGCCGGAATGTGTGGATAATACCGCCAATACAGCCTTTGGTCACAGCAGCATACGCTCAGCAGTTCAGCCAATTGGAATCGCCGGTGTGACTATGAACAATACCGTTGCAGCCGCCTGCTGTGAACTTGCGGACCGGTCGCAATACCACGTTTTGGACGACCAGCTGGATGCCATCATTACCGGTCAGACGCAGGTTCATGACCAAAACCAGGTTCCGGATGCATTTGACCTTTACAACTATCCCAACCCGTTCAATCCAAGCACCGAGATAGAATTCAGTCTGCCGCAAGCCGGGCCTGTTTACGTTCAAGTGTTTGATGTAAAGGGACGGGTGATCGGATCTTTGTTAGACGAATATGTACCAGCGGGAATGCATTCCCTGATATGGCAACCGTCCGGACCAGCGGCTATGAGTTCAGGTGTATATTTTATCAGATTGACGACAAATAACCACAACAAGACAATAAAAGCGGTTTATGTGAAATAA
- a CDS encoding Hsp20/alpha crystallin family protein encodes MYLIRRNPTTDFSRFVDRFLNETYGDYEEDSVTWAPRVDVKENKDAYKIMADLPGMSKKDINISIDENVLTIKGERKSQEKQEEETATARNEALVPFSVH; translated from the coding sequence ATGTATCTCATTCGACGTAACCCAACAACTGATTTCAGCCGTTTTGTTGATCGTTTCCTCAATGAAACGTATGGAGATTATGAAGAAGACTCTGTAACCTGGGCGCCCCGTGTTGATGTCAAAGAAAATAAAGATGCTTACAAAATCATGGCCGATCTACCCGGTATGAGCAAAAAAGATATCAATATTTCCATTGATGAAAATGTGTTGACCATCAAAGGAGAGCGGAAAAGCCAGGAAAAGCAGGAAGAGGAAACTGCTACTGCGAGGAACGAAGCTTTGGTGCCTTTCAGCGTTCACTGA
- a CDS encoding T9SS type A sorting domain-containing protein, with amino-acid sequence MQQDLNAIVNQYAETGAAEHVRHLFKLKQEKAPEIAKNSLPEKFTVYCNYPNPFNPETHISYDVPETEQVVIDIFDIQGRNVSTLFNRTVEPGRHSVIWQGLDAFGNPVASGMYFYRIWYQDHAITRKMLLMR; translated from the coding sequence TTGCAGCAGGATTTAAATGCGATTGTAAACCAATATGCTGAAACCGGAGCCGCGGAGCATGTCCGCCACTTATTCAAACTGAAACAGGAAAAGGCGCCTGAAATCGCCAAAAACTCTCTGCCGGAGAAATTTACAGTCTATTGCAATTATCCCAATCCCTTTAATCCCGAGACCCACATCAGCTATGATGTTCCGGAGACAGAGCAGGTGGTTATTGATATTTTTGATATTCAGGGACGCAACGTATCTACCTTGTTCAACCGCACAGTCGAGCCCGGCCGGCATTCGGTGATCTGGCAGGGTCTTGATGCGTTTGGAAATCCGGTAGCATCCGGAATGTATTTTTACCGGATTTGGTACCAAGATCACGCTATTACACGCAAAATGCTGCTCATGAGGTGA
- a CDS encoding TonB-dependent receptor translates to MDSNKLGANLFHRWVLRPNLALKTRLSYFRNYWKNVFHDNRTSSTAQKFGAEIQTELQITDEHALILGTEESLDRVQSGLVGDHNQYSLSGYIQNEQNLLSTVQLTVGTRYDYHYVDTGFEDSKWSPKIGLVWHVQPSLTLRTSSGRGFRAASMSERFSDSVYSGLRITPNPGLKSETSWSHDLGLNWQPAAFAYLDVSAFWSDYWDLIEPEPNANQVIQFINVTRARITGIESMLKFFAHRNIMVELSYTLMHPRDLDLNDVLAYRPRHIAKAAVNWRYHDVEVGANYRYISRFEKVKVYPLDNRVAQKVMNARVSWHLDPITLSVDVNNLFNYNYVQMERNLEPIRHYTLTLSGTF, encoded by the coding sequence GTGGATTCCAACAAACTGGGAGCCAACCTGTTTCACCGCTGGGTGCTGCGCCCCAATCTGGCATTAAAAACCCGCTTATCCTATTTTCGCAATTACTGGAAAAATGTGTTTCATGACAATCGAACCTCCTCAACCGCGCAAAAATTTGGAGCCGAAATTCAGACGGAACTGCAGATAACAGATGAGCATGCGCTTATACTGGGTACTGAAGAAAGCCTGGATCGCGTTCAATCAGGCCTGGTCGGGGATCATAATCAGTATTCATTGTCCGGGTACATTCAAAACGAACAAAATCTCCTTTCCACTGTACAGCTCACCGTTGGCACGCGTTATGATTATCATTATGTGGATACAGGATTTGAGGATTCCAAATGGAGTCCCAAAATCGGCCTGGTCTGGCATGTTCAGCCGAGCCTGACATTGCGAACCTCTTCCGGCCGTGGCTTCAGGGCCGCTTCCATGTCGGAACGATTTTCCGATTCGGTGTATTCCGGATTGCGCATCACTCCCAATCCCGGTTTGAAATCCGAGACCTCCTGGTCGCATGATCTGGGCTTAAACTGGCAGCCCGCGGCGTTTGCTTATTTGGATGTATCCGCATTCTGGAGTGATTACTGGGATCTGATCGAACCGGAACCGAATGCCAATCAGGTTATTCAGTTTATCAACGTCACCCGTGCCCGTATCACCGGTATTGAATCCATGCTTAAATTCTTTGCGCATCGCAATATTATGGTCGAACTCTCGTATACATTAATGCATCCCCGGGACCTGGATTTGAACGATGTACTGGCTTACAGACCGCGTCACATAGCCAAAGCCGCCGTGAATTGGCGTTATCATGACGTTGAAGTGGGTGCGAACTACCGGTATATATCACGCTTTGAAAAGGTCAAAGTCTATCCATTGGATAACCGGGTCGCACAAAAAGTTATGAACGCACGTGTTTCCTGGCATTTAGACCCGATCACCCTTTCTGTTGATGTAAACAATCTATTCAATTACAATTATGTTCAAATGGAACGCAATCTTGAACCCATTCGTCATTACACATTGACCCTCTCGGGCACGTTTTAA
- a CDS encoding DUF4070 domain-containing protein — translation MNILFINPETPSTFWSFKNALSFVSKSASDIPLGLVTVAAMLPAHWEKKLIDMNVDRLHDKDIRNADYIFLGGMNVQIKSFKQVIKRCNELDTPVVAGGPLVTTDYQEFLGVDHFILNEAEITLPQFLKDLENGTPKHIYQTDRFPDIDNTPRPMWELLNMKKYASMNLQYSRGCPFDCEFCSITMLNGRKPRTKGRDQLLKELDSLYNQGWRGAVFIVDDNFIGKKTKLKQDILPALRDWQERHDYAFHFTTEVSLNLADDDELLKLMVEAGFQHTFIGIETPNDDSLIECGKIQNQKRDMVQSVKKLQNYGLIVSGGFIVGFDQDPPSIFEQQIRFIQSSGIVTAMVGLLNAPSGTKLFKRMQNENRLIHIMSGDNMDGSINFVPKMEYKRLMRGYKQILTGIYSQKAYYERLKTFLKEYQLPLSGKRNITLSELKAFFRSIWRLGVQEKGRRYYWKLILHCLRHYPHKLSTAITMAVYGFHFRRVVETV, via the coding sequence ATGAACATATTATTCATCAATCCGGAAACTCCATCGACATTCTGGAGTTTCAAAAATGCTCTGTCTTTTGTTTCCAAGAGCGCCTCGGATATCCCACTGGGACTCGTCACCGTAGCAGCCATGCTGCCCGCTCACTGGGAAAAAAAATTAATTGATATGAATGTGGATCGGCTGCACGACAAAGACATTCGCAATGCCGATTACATATTTCTCGGCGGCATGAATGTACAGATCAAATCTTTCAAACAAGTGATCAAACGCTGCAATGAACTGGATACACCGGTTGTGGCCGGCGGCCCTTTGGTCACCACAGACTATCAGGAATTTTTGGGGGTAGATCATTTCATTCTGAACGAAGCCGAGATTACCTTGCCGCAATTTTTAAAAGATCTGGAAAACGGGACGCCAAAGCACATATATCAGACAGACCGCTTCCCGGATATTGACAACACACCCCGCCCCATGTGGGAACTCTTGAATATGAAAAAATATGCCAGTATGAATCTTCAATATTCCCGCGGTTGTCCGTTTGACTGTGAATTCTGCAGCATCACCATGCTCAATGGACGCAAACCGCGCACCAAGGGCCGAGATCAACTATTGAAAGAACTGGATTCATTGTACAATCAGGGGTGGCGTGGCGCTGTATTTATTGTAGATGATAACTTTATCGGAAAAAAGACAAAACTAAAACAAGACATTTTGCCAGCCCTCAGGGATTGGCAAGAACGGCATGATTATGCATTTCATTTCACCACTGAAGTGTCTTTGAATCTTGCCGATGATGACGAATTGCTCAAACTCATGGTTGAGGCCGGATTTCAGCACACGTTCATCGGAATCGAAACACCCAATGACGACAGCTTGATCGAGTGCGGTAAAATTCAAAACCAGAAACGCGACATGGTACAGTCGGTCAAAAAACTGCAAAATTACGGCCTCATAGTGTCCGGCGGATTTATTGTGGGGTTTGATCAGGATCCGCCATCGATTTTTGAACAACAAATCCGGTTTATCCAGAGCAGCGGTATTGTGACAGCCATGGTGGGATTGCTGAACGCACCCTCCGGCACAAAATTGTTCAAGCGAATGCAGAACGAAAACCGATTGATCCATATTATGAGCGGAGATAATATGGACGGCTCGATCAACTTTGTTCCCAAAATGGAATACAAACGCCTGATGCGCGGCTATAAACAGATTTTGACCGGAATCTATTCTCAAAAAGCCTATTACGAACGGCTAAAAACTTTTTTAAAGGAATATCAACTTCCGTTATCCGGCAAACGCAACATTACCTTGTCCGAATTAAAGGCGTTCTTCCGCTCAATCTGGAGACTGGGTGTACAGGAAAAAGGGCGGCGGTATTATTGGAAACTCATCCTGCATTGCCTGCGTCATTATCCCCACAAACTTTCCACTGCGATTACCATGGCGGTTTACGGATTTCATTTTCGCAGAGTAGTGGAGACTGTTTAA
- a CDS encoding HAMP domain-containing sensor histidine kinase, whose translation MKKNSVVRHIILFVIAQVVWLSLVGLWIYWYVSNHVVFNRIQGWVASDDLSRPVSWLPFVGGLLMLVALSVALSIIFRNLNLQINIRRMYDNFIANVTHELKSPLSSIQLYLETMQAREVSREQQIEFINMMQQDTERLNQLISSILNIARMEQKKIAHDFHAVSAQDFFEQLIEEARRQFKLVPDQVRVIGKTDSTIIADQNAMQIVMNNLFDNAIKYSQSPVQIDIHISQNLKYVILCFRDHGIGLPPRKQKKVFQKFHRIHDKNSPNVKGTGLGLYWVREIIRYHRGRITVSSKGPGQGTVFTIQLPVHPNVSRRTLKKLKQMSKG comes from the coding sequence GTGAAAAAAAATTCCGTGGTTCGTCATATTATTCTGTTTGTCATCGCACAAGTGGTTTGGTTATCACTGGTAGGATTGTGGATTTACTGGTATGTTTCCAATCATGTGGTATTCAACCGCATTCAAGGGTGGGTGGCCTCGGACGATTTGTCGCGCCCGGTCAGCTGGCTACCGTTTGTCGGCGGCCTGTTGATGCTGGTGGCATTATCTGTAGCATTATCCATTATATTCAGAAATTTGAATCTGCAAATCAACATCCGCCGCATGTACGATAATTTTATCGCCAATGTCACGCATGAACTCAAATCTCCCCTGTCATCAATTCAATTGTATCTGGAGACCATGCAGGCGCGGGAAGTGTCACGCGAACAGCAAATTGAGTTTATTAATATGATGCAGCAGGATACCGAACGATTGAATCAGTTAATCAGTTCGATCCTGAATATTGCGCGCATGGAACAAAAAAAGATAGCACATGATTTTCATGCGGTATCTGCGCAGGACTTTTTTGAGCAATTGATTGAAGAAGCCCGGAGACAATTCAAGCTTGTCCCGGATCAAGTGCGAGTCATTGGGAAAACCGATAGCACCATCATTGCAGATCAGAACGCCATGCAAATTGTGATGAATAATTTGTTTGACAATGCAATTAAATATTCACAATCTCCGGTTCAGATTGATATTCATATATCACAGAATCTAAAATATGTAATTCTGTGCTTTCGGGATCACGGCATCGGTCTGCCGCCTCGTAAGCAGAAAAAGGTGTTTCAAAAATTCCATCGCATTCATGATAAAAACAGTCCCAATGTAAAAGGAACCGGACTGGGTTTGTATTGGGTTCGCGAAATTATTCGTTACCATCGCGGACGCATTACGGTTTCAAGCAAAGGACCGGGGCAGGGAACTGTATTCACCATCCAACTGCCGGTGCATCCCAATGTAAGCCGCCGCACGTTGAAAAAACTAAAACAGATGAGCAAGGGATAG
- a CDS encoding response regulator transcription factor → MSDQQHILLVEDEDSLAQGLMFNLKEEGYSVTRAADGREAIRLFQDNQYDLIILDIMLPYYDGFEIAAIVRKRQPQIPILMLTARTSLDDRIQGLESGADDYLTKPFHLKELLLRVKGMLKRKQWYQDMSASQPLVRFGENKVDFNNLTAVTGDTSVQLTQHEAMVLRYLVEHEGKVVSRRELLENVWHTNPEIETRTVDIFIMRLRKYFEPNPSRPVFFKSIRSAGYMFQKQ, encoded by the coding sequence ATGAGCGATCAACAACATATTCTGCTTGTGGAAGATGAGGACAGTCTGGCTCAGGGATTGATGTTCAACTTGAAGGAAGAAGGCTATTCTGTAACACGGGCCGCCGACGGCAGGGAGGCGATCCGTTTATTTCAGGATAATCAATATGATCTGATCATTCTTGATATTATGCTGCCCTATTATGACGGTTTTGAAATTGCTGCTATTGTGCGCAAGAGGCAACCACAAATCCCCATTCTCATGCTGACTGCACGCACCAGTCTGGACGATCGCATTCAGGGGCTGGAAAGCGGTGCGGATGATTATTTAACCAAGCCGTTTCATCTTAAAGAACTCTTGCTGCGCGTAAAAGGTATGCTGAAACGCAAACAGTGGTACCAGGATATGTCCGCCTCTCAACCGCTGGTGCGCTTTGGTGAAAATAAAGTCGATTTTAATAATTTGACTGCTGTGACGGGGGATACCTCGGTTCAGCTGACCCAGCACGAAGCCATGGTGCTGCGTTATTTGGTGGAACATGAAGGAAAAGTTGTTTCCAGACGCGAGCTGCTTGAAAATGTTTGGCATACCAATCCGGAGATAGAAACACGAACCGTTGATATTTTTATTATGCGGTTGCGTAAATATTTTGAGCCCAATCCTTCACGGCCGGTATTTTTTAAAAGTATCCGCAGCGCCGGATATATGTTTCAGAAGCAATAA
- a CDS encoding TonB-dependent receptor, with amino-acid sequence MRFILLLIIPVLLNSAVPTGKIAGTVNDVETGEPLPGVNVTLSGTVMGDASGRDGSFLIERIPAGEYRVRAVMMGYRQDTVRVQVHLSQTTRIRFELSPVILDTPELEVTANKRRQSIQDTPASIGLMTRRDVQRFNNNYANELLQHASGVNFVGTQINIRGSSGFNYGAGSRVLLLVDGVPVMPGDSGNLKWDLVPATQIERVEIIKGAGSALYGSSALGGVINIITKDISPQPILHTRLSAGAYDEPRHELWQWSDRVRLYNNIDVDYSRQLNDRLSVFAAAGRHESMGYAQNSEYLRHNASLKLHSKWSSNQNATLSLNWEGGRREDGLMWESQRHALKSGCGGARRLCGFQQTGSQPVSPLGAAPQSGIKNPLILFSQLLEKCVS; translated from the coding sequence ATGCGTTTTATACTTTTGTTGATCATTCCCGTGCTGTTAAATTCGGCTGTACCCACGGGCAAAATCGCAGGCACAGTAAACGATGTTGAAACAGGCGAACCTTTACCGGGAGTCAATGTCACGCTATCCGGCACGGTGATGGGTGACGCCTCCGGTCGTGACGGCTCATTTCTCATAGAACGGATCCCGGCAGGCGAGTATCGTGTACGCGCAGTTATGATGGGCTATCGACAGGATACCGTGCGCGTACAGGTGCATCTTTCACAAACCACACGCATCCGGTTTGAACTGTCTCCAGTCATTTTGGACACACCGGAACTGGAGGTCACGGCCAACAAACGTCGTCAGAGCATCCAGGACACACCCGCCAGCATTGGACTGATGACCCGCCGGGATGTGCAGCGCTTTAACAACAATTATGCAAACGAACTGCTGCAGCATGCCTCCGGCGTTAATTTTGTCGGCACCCAAATCAATATCCGGGGATCATCCGGATTCAATTACGGCGCCGGAAGCCGGGTGCTGCTTCTGGTGGACGGCGTACCGGTCATGCCGGGGGATTCCGGCAATCTGAAATGGGATCTGGTTCCCGCCACCCAGATCGAACGGGTAGAGATTATCAAGGGAGCCGGATCGGCGTTGTACGGTTCAAGCGCCTTGGGCGGGGTGATTAATATCATTACCAAGGATATTTCGCCGCAACCCATCCTGCATACCCGTCTATCAGCCGGAGCGTACGACGAACCGCGCCATGAACTGTGGCAGTGGTCAGACCGCGTTCGCCTGTACAACAATATCGATGTGGATTACAGTCGCCAGTTGAATGACCGTCTTTCCGTTTTTGCTGCGGCCGGAAGGCATGAATCCATGGGCTATGCCCAGAACAGCGAATACCTGCGTCACAATGCCTCTTTGAAACTGCATTCGAAATGGAGTTCAAACCAGAACGCCACCCTCTCTCTGAACTGGGAAGGCGGTCGACGTGAAGACGGGTTAATGTGGGAGAGCCAGCGACATGCCCTGAAAAGTGGATGCGGAGGCGCTCGGCGATTATGTGGATTCCAACAAACTGGGAGCCAACCTGTTTCACCGCTGGGTGCTGCGCCCCAATCTGGCATTAAAAACCCGCTTATCCTATTTTCGCAATTACTGGAAAAATGTGTTTCATGA
- a CDS encoding STAS/SEC14 domain-containing protein has product MYQVVHETDGHIELSLWSTVTEEEFKQVIHQLESLCTSHQKIHVLLDAARMEKYDFNIYIEEFDFYKKYKEHLGRVALVSDKAFEKFMTGVFSKFSQIEFKSFGDAEIEKAREFIFPSRLP; this is encoded by the coding sequence ATGTATCAAGTGGTACATGAAACGGACGGACACATTGAATTATCATTATGGAGTACGGTGACTGAGGAAGAATTCAAACAGGTCATTCATCAGTTGGAATCCCTGTGCACCAGTCATCAGAAAATCCATGTACTTTTGGACGCAGCCAGGATGGAAAAATATGATTTTAATATCTATATTGAAGAATTTGATTTTTACAAAAAATACAAAGAACATCTTGGCCGTGTGGCGCTGGTGTCTGACAAAGCATTTGAAAAATTTATGACAGGCGTGTTCTCCAAATTCAGCCAGATAGAATTCAAATCATTTGGAGATGCTGAAATTGAAAAGGCGCGCGAATTTATATTCCCGTCTCGTTTACCGTAA
- a CDS encoding C1 family peptidase — MQITNENTCGGSCSGGPPQCSFSFIRDNRVQCEQGLNAFPNYDEAYYSIDSFDVDWDINISEIKNKLLSSPVYRNFSDYTSGIYEQTSGQFVDNHGVVIVSYNDTNECWICKNSWGTDWGENGYFRIAYGECGIDSYRAVTARVSVPSSYALITSLYPTLSEVIDSANTGETVYINDNQSLIENLEITDNLSLVLDNVYLQTSNGSQLVIGNGGNLTIRGDTQIGVNVFSNGDVIVEGSCTFDDNLSLTITDGANLTIEPSVSLDFGANSCLIIDEAAIQCEDVAFNFTSNTGGITIDNPSNYCSFNTVEISNAATGLAIENCSSANMPDIALVKFLNNDIGLRIDNTTATVTDFQIHSCQFSNNNDCSRI; from the coding sequence ATGCAGATAACAAATGAAAATACCTGTGGAGGATCATGTAGTGGGGGGCCGCCTCAATGTTCATTTAGTTTTATAAGGGATAATAGAGTACAGTGTGAGCAAGGTTTAAATGCTTTTCCTAATTACGATGAAGCATATTACTCTATAGATTCTTTTGATGTGGATTGGGATATTAATATTTCCGAAATAAAAAATAAACTATTATCAAGCCCTGTATATAGAAATTTTAGTGATTATACATCTGGAATTTATGAGCAAACTTCGGGACAATTTGTTGATAATCATGGGGTAGTAATTGTATCATACAATGATACTAATGAATGTTGGATATGTAAGAATTCATGGGGAACAGATTGGGGTGAAAATGGATATTTTAGAATTGCTTACGGTGAGTGTGGAATCGATTCTTATCGGGCTGTTACAGCTCGGGTATCAGTTCCATCTTCCTATGCTCTAATTACTTCTCTTTATCCAACTTTGTCAGAAGTAATTGATTCCGCCAATACAGGAGAAACGGTTTACATCAATGATAATCAGTCGCTTATCGAAAATTTAGAGATTACGGATAATTTATCCTTGGTTCTTGATAATGTTTATTTACAAACAAGTAATGGATCTCAACTTGTCATTGGAAATGGTGGAAATCTTACCATTAGAGGCGATACACAAATTGGAGTGAACGTTTTCTCAAACGGTGATGTGATTGTAGAAGGGAGCTGTACTTTTGATGATAACTTGTCATTAACGATCACTGACGGAGCGAACTTGACAATTGAACCGAGCGTATCTTTGGATTTTGGCGCCAATTCTTGTCTGATCATCGACGAGGCCGCGATTCAATGTGAGGATGTAGCGTTTAATTTCACCTCCAACACAGGCGGAATTACCATAGATAATCCATCCAATTATTGTTCTTTCAATACCGTTGAAATATCCAATGCCGCCACCGGACTTGCGATTGAAAACTGTTCCAGCGCAAATATGCCTGATATTGCGCTGGTCAAATTTCTGAACAACGACATTGGACTGCGAATCGACAATACCACGGCAACAGTCACCGATTTTCAAATTCATTCTTGCCAGTTTTCCAACAACAATGATTGCAGCAGGATTTAA